One Rossellomorea aquimaris DNA window includes the following coding sequences:
- a CDS encoding NupC/NupG family nucleoside CNT transporter: MQYLWGIMGIIVVLGIAFAFSTNKKRINFRTVLGGLAIQLFFAFIVLETSWGQNSLKGLTQVVNAIINYSNEGITFLFGGLYTEESNIAFIFAFNVLPVVIFFSALISVLYYLKIMQFFIKILGGGLAKLLGTRKAESLSAAANIFVGQTEAPLVVRPYLSRMTESELFAVMTGGLASVAGSVLVGYSLLGVPLEYLLAASFMAAPAGLVLAKLFVPETDNTPEPKELDMEADSDSANVIDAAAKGASVGLQLALNIGAMLLAFIALVAMINGLLGLVGGLFGMDSLSLELILGYAFAPLAFAIGVPWSEAVIAGNFIGQKLVINEFVAYSAFAPEIGNLSDKAVAIISFALCGFANLSSLGILLGGLGNLAPDRRGDIARLGLKAVIAGALASLLSAAIAGMFV, from the coding sequence GTGCAATATTTATGGGGTATCATGGGTATCATTGTCGTTCTGGGAATTGCTTTTGCATTTTCCACGAACAAAAAGCGTATTAATTTCAGAACCGTCCTTGGAGGACTAGCTATACAGTTATTCTTCGCTTTTATCGTGTTGGAAACTTCTTGGGGTCAAAATTCTCTTAAAGGATTGACTCAAGTTGTAAACGCTATTATCAATTATTCAAACGAAGGAATCACCTTCCTTTTCGGTGGTCTTTATACAGAAGAATCCAATATAGCGTTTATTTTTGCGTTTAATGTACTTCCTGTCGTTATTTTCTTTTCTGCTTTAATTTCAGTCCTTTACTATCTTAAAATCATGCAATTTTTCATCAAAATTTTAGGAGGAGGACTGGCAAAGCTGTTAGGAACAAGAAAAGCAGAGTCACTTTCTGCAGCAGCGAATATTTTCGTCGGACAAACCGAGGCTCCGTTAGTAGTAAGACCTTATCTATCTAGAATGACTGAATCGGAACTTTTCGCAGTCATGACAGGTGGACTGGCTTCCGTTGCCGGTTCCGTATTAGTCGGGTATTCTTTATTAGGTGTTCCTTTGGAATATTTACTGGCTGCAAGCTTCATGGCAGCTCCTGCAGGACTCGTATTGGCAAAGTTATTTGTACCTGAGACAGATAATACGCCTGAACCAAAAGAGCTTGATATGGAAGCGGATTCTGATTCGGCTAATGTGATCGATGCAGCGGCTAAAGGTGCCAGTGTCGGGCTTCAATTAGCTTTAAATATCGGTGCAATGCTACTGGCATTTATTGCACTTGTCGCGATGATCAATGGATTGCTTGGCTTAGTAGGCGGCTTGTTCGGTATGGACAGCCTTTCATTAGAGCTTATACTTGGTTATGCCTTTGCTCCACTTGCTTTTGCTATTGGTGTTCCTTGGAGTGAGGCAGTCATCGCCGGAAACTTCATTGGACAAAAGCTGGTGATCAACGAATTCGTTGCTTATTCCGCTTTTGCACCTGAAATTGGGAACTTATCGGATAAAGCGGTAGCCATCATCTCCTTCGCTCTTTGTGGATTTGCTAACCTATCTTCACTGGGTATTTTACTTGGTGGACTTGGTAACCTCGCCCCTGACCGCAGAGGTGATATCGCCCGCTTAGGATTAAAAGCCGTCATTGCCGGTGCACTTGCTTCGTTACTAAGTGCTGCAATTGCTGGTATGTTCGTATAA
- a CDS encoding SACOL1771 family peroxiredoxin has protein sequence MARHSFHISTDWPGLRNDTGTLSSENFHTKISIPTEMDGPGIGTNPDEMLLGAAATCYIITLAAMLERSHIEKTDLQMTSEGIVEVQKGVITYKEIIHRPVLTLAPSTTEKDITLTKKLLMKAEQSCMITRAIKGNVTVKVDPEIHM, from the coding sequence ATGGCTAGACACTCTTTTCATATATCTACCGATTGGCCCGGGCTCCGAAATGATACAGGTACCTTGAGCTCTGAAAATTTTCATACGAAAATATCAATTCCAACTGAAATGGACGGACCTGGAATAGGGACAAACCCTGACGAAATGCTTCTTGGAGCAGCCGCTACGTGTTACATCATCACTCTGGCCGCGATGCTTGAACGAAGTCATATTGAAAAAACGGACTTACAGATGACATCTGAAGGAATTGTGGAGGTTCAAAAAGGGGTCATTACATACAAAGAAATCATTCACCGCCCTGTACTGACATTAGCTCCCTCCACTACTGAAAAAGACATAACCCTAACTAAGAAATTGTTGATGAAAGCGGAGCAGTCTTGCATGATCACCCGTGCCATCAAAGGGAATGTGACTGTAAAGGTAGACCCTGAAATACATATGTAA
- the kynA gene encoding tryptophan 2,3-dioxygenase: protein MVNNKETMGNEDVYTDFINKMTYGEYLGLDTLLDSQKRLSGHHDEMLFIIIHQVSELWMKLILHEIKASITSIQKGELSPAFKMLARVSKIQSQIIHAWDVLSTLTPSEYVQFRDSLGQASGFQSYQYRMIEFALGYKTKHVLEIYKKDPDLSAQLKEAYEAPSLYDVSILALSKAGLPIHEDVLHRDYKKPYTEDQTVLDAWTEVYKHPDKYWDLYELAEKLIDIEDWLQQWRFRHMKTVERIIGHKMGTGGSSGVGYLKKVLDHRFFPELWNVRTNL from the coding sequence ATGGTAAACAACAAGGAAACAATGGGGAATGAAGATGTATACACAGACTTTATTAATAAAATGACCTATGGTGAATATCTTGGCCTGGATACACTGCTCGATAGTCAGAAACGTTTATCCGGTCACCATGATGAAATGTTATTCATTATCATTCATCAAGTAAGCGAATTATGGATGAAATTGATTCTGCATGAAATCAAAGCTAGTATCACCTCCATTCAAAAAGGTGAACTTTCTCCTGCATTTAAAATGTTGGCACGTGTTTCAAAGATTCAATCACAAATCATTCATGCCTGGGATGTGTTATCCACACTTACTCCTTCAGAATATGTTCAATTCAGGGACAGCCTTGGGCAAGCCTCAGGATTTCAATCCTACCAATATAGAATGATCGAATTTGCCCTTGGGTACAAAACAAAACATGTATTGGAGATCTACAAGAAGGATCCTGATTTATCAGCTCAGCTTAAAGAGGCATACGAGGCCCCCTCCCTATATGATGTTTCCATCCTTGCCTTATCAAAAGCAGGGTTACCCATTCATGAAGATGTACTCCATCGGGATTATAAGAAGCCTTACACGGAAGACCAGACTGTACTGGATGCATGGACAGAAGTCTATAAGCATCCGGATAAGTATTGGGATTTATACGAATTAGCCGAAAAGTTGATCGATATTGAGGATTGGCTTCAGCAATGGCGCTTCAGACATATGAAAACCGTGGAACGGATCATTGGTCATAAAATGGGGACGGGGGGCTCAAGCGGCGTAGGCTATCTAAAAAAGGTTCTGGATCATCGTTTCTTCCCTGAGCTGTGGAATGTAAGAACGAACCTCTAA
- a CDS encoding YueH family protein, with amino-acid sequence MKIRKNFLEGLEQKVYIYENKKDEFILIAVPDIRWSYSFTYEEDNIQTKLQESLQGRVPREAAETLSSRIVQWTSEM; translated from the coding sequence ATGAAGATCAGAAAAAATTTTTTGGAAGGCTTGGAACAAAAAGTATATATCTATGAAAACAAGAAAGATGAGTTCATATTAATTGCAGTTCCGGATATTCGATGGTCTTATTCTTTTACTTATGAGGAAGATAATATACAAACAAAATTACAGGAGTCATTACAGGGAAGGGTACCTAGAGAAGCAGCAGAAACTTTAAGTTCCCGAATTGTTCAATGGACAAGTGAAATGTAA
- a CDS encoding GNAT family protein — translation MGGIYISSYLYLRRLKREDWKDVHLYASQENVSQYQPWGPNSEMETLAYVEEVLKAEKVVPQTRYVQALVDENTDRVIGAGEIVIKSFVHQSGEIGYILHPEYWGKGIGTLLGNALVERGFSELDLHKISASCDPQNIPSQKVLTKIGMTLEGRIRHDLKMKNGWRDSLLFGLLENEWRERDAE, via the coding sequence GTGGGTGGAATTTACATTTCTTCTTATTTATATTTACGCAGGTTAAAGAGAGAAGATTGGAAGGACGTTCATCTTTATGCGTCTCAAGAAAATGTGTCTCAGTATCAGCCATGGGGTCCGAATTCAGAGATGGAAACATTAGCATATGTGGAGGAAGTGCTGAAAGCTGAAAAGGTGGTCCCACAAACAAGGTATGTTCAAGCCCTGGTAGATGAGAATACCGATCGAGTGATTGGTGCAGGCGAAATCGTCATCAAGAGCTTTGTTCACCAATCAGGGGAGATCGGCTATATTCTGCATCCTGAATATTGGGGAAAGGGAATCGGGACCCTCCTTGGAAATGCGTTAGTGGAGAGAGGGTTTTCTGAATTGGATTTGCATAAAATCTCAGCGTCATGTGACCCTCAAAACATTCCCTCTCAGAAAGTGTTAACAAAAATAGGCATGACGTTAGAAGGAAGAATCCGTCATGACTTGAAAATGAAAAACGGGTGGAGAGACTCTCTCCTTTTTGGTTTATTAGAGAATGAGTGGAGAGAAAGGGATGCAGAATGA
- a CDS encoding YihY/virulence factor BrkB family protein, whose product MNILHHSKMVTVRFFKERFFDHSAQLAYYLLLSIFPFLIFVFSLISYLPISETNVLLLIKPFAPDKSYAIIQNNIDRILYDQRGDVLSISIFFTFWLSSMAVQSMVRSLNKAYKIERKKPFLVALLYDLLLTVGFMFLISFSLIVPVVEEYIRHARFAEGMINGEWGQAWVIGKWGLSSIFMFILFLFLYMVVPSKRISFLHVIPGALVATFGWQGVSWLYGTYIKLNDYSQFYGQLGSVITLVVWFYISSTILLIGGLLNGSVAEKKMK is encoded by the coding sequence ATGAATATCTTACATCATTCTAAGATGGTGACCGTTCGTTTTTTCAAGGAGCGTTTCTTTGATCATTCTGCACAATTGGCCTATTATTTGTTATTATCCATCTTTCCGTTTTTAATTTTTGTTTTTTCGTTGATTAGCTATCTGCCCATTTCGGAAACCAATGTATTGCTTCTGATTAAACCTTTTGCACCTGATAAATCGTATGCCATCATTCAAAATAATATAGATCGTATTTTGTATGACCAACGGGGAGATGTGTTGTCTATTTCCATCTTCTTTACCTTTTGGCTTTCCTCGATGGCTGTCCAATCCATGGTGAGATCATTGAATAAAGCGTATAAGATCGAGAGGAAGAAACCATTTTTGGTTGCGTTATTGTATGATCTTTTATTGACAGTCGGGTTTATGTTCCTTATTTCATTTTCACTCATTGTACCGGTGGTTGAGGAATATATCCGTCATGCACGGTTCGCAGAAGGGATGATTAACGGAGAATGGGGTCAGGCTTGGGTTATAGGGAAATGGGGATTAAGTTCCATCTTTATGTTCATACTTTTTCTGTTTCTTTATATGGTCGTTCCGAGTAAACGAATTTCGTTCCTTCATGTCATACCCGGTGCACTGGTCGCTACCTTTGGATGGCAAGGGGTTTCATGGTTATACGGAACCTATATTAAGTTGAATGACTATTCCCAGTTTTATGGTCAGCTGGGCAGTGTCATCACATTAGTTGTATGGTTTTACATTTCATCCACGATTTTATTGATTGGTGGATTATTGAACGGGAGTGTAGCTGAGAAGAAGATGAAATAG
- a CDS encoding M42 family metallopeptidase — MNTYPDTKKTIQIIKELVEIPSPSGNTNKIMNFVEEYLSDLNVEMKRNRKGGLIITIPGGDTGRHRMLTAHVDALGAMVKEIKSDGRLRLSMIGGFRWNAVEGEYCQIETSSGRTYSGTILMHQTSVHVYKNAGEAKRDETNIEVRIDEKVRNAKEVRDLGIEVGDFVSFDPRAEVTESGFIKSRHLDDKASVGMLLCLIRQIKSEGITLPYTTHFLISNNEEIGYGGNSNIPDETIEYLAVDMGAIGDGQSTDEFTVSICAKDSSGPYHYELRKHLVSLAEENGIEYKVDIYPYYGSDASAAIRAGFDIVHGLIGAGIDASHAYERTHESSILNTEKLLWHYVQSKMVLE, encoded by the coding sequence ATGAATACATATCCAGATACAAAGAAAACAATTCAAATAATTAAGGAGCTTGTCGAAATTCCAAGTCCTTCAGGAAACACGAATAAAATTATGAATTTTGTTGAGGAATATCTTTCAGACCTAAATGTAGAAATGAAAAGAAACCGAAAAGGTGGACTTATCATTACAATTCCTGGAGGAGACACAGGAAGACATCGCATGCTGACGGCCCATGTGGATGCACTCGGCGCCATGGTCAAGGAAATCAAGAGCGATGGACGATTGCGTTTATCCATGATAGGCGGGTTCAGATGGAATGCAGTCGAAGGGGAGTATTGTCAGATTGAAACCTCTTCAGGCAGAACCTACAGTGGTACCATCCTTATGCATCAAACATCCGTCCATGTATACAAAAATGCAGGTGAAGCGAAAAGGGATGAAACCAATATAGAAGTTCGAATTGATGAAAAAGTCCGAAATGCAAAGGAAGTAAGGGACCTTGGTATTGAAGTCGGTGACTTTGTTTCTTTTGATCCCCGTGCTGAAGTTACAGAAAGCGGGTTTATTAAATCTCGTCATTTAGATGATAAGGCAAGTGTAGGTATGCTACTTTGCTTGATTCGCCAGATCAAATCAGAAGGAATCACTCTACCTTATACGACCCACTTCTTAATATCCAATAATGAAGAAATCGGATACGGAGGGAATTCTAATATTCCTGACGAAACCATTGAATACCTGGCGGTGGATATGGGAGCAATCGGTGATGGACAATCAACGGATGAATTCACGGTTTCTATTTGTGCAAAGGATTCAAGTGGACCTTATCATTACGAATTACGTAAACACTTAGTCTCATTGGCGGAAGAAAACGGAATCGAATATAAAGTCGATATTTATCCGTATTATGGATCTGATGCATCAGCTGCAATCCGGGCAGGATTTGATATCGTTCACGGATTGATAGGGGCAGGTATCGATGCTTCTCATGCATATGAGCGAACGCATGAATCGTCCATTCTCAATACGGAAAAATTACTTTGGCACTATGTGCAATCAAAGATGGTTCTAGAGTAA
- a CDS encoding cold-shock protein → MLEGTVKWFNAEKGFGFIEREGGDDVFVHFSAIQGEGFKTLEEGQKVSFEIVQGNRGDQAANVTKA, encoded by the coding sequence ATGTTAGAAGGTACAGTTAAATGGTTTAACGCAGAAAAAGGTTTCGGATTCATCGAGCGCGAAGGTGGAGACGACGTGTTCGTACACTTCTCAGCTATTCAAGGCGAAGGATTCAAAACTCTAGAAGAAGGTCAAAAAGTTTCTTTTGAAATCGTTCAAGGAAACCGTGGCGACCAAGCTGCTAACGTTACTAAAGCATAA
- a CDS encoding UDP-N-acetylmuramoyl-L-alanyl-D-glutamate--2,6-diaminopimelate ligase encodes MITYDLLDSIKLKTIYGELPSEINEIHVDSRKVTEGSIFVCTRGYTVDGHDYAQMAVEKGATLIVAEKQLDIDLNKAALVVVKDSFKALAQLSNKYYDYPSRKLTVFGVTGTNGKTTVSNLIHSILKKDSSSSALSGTIGFNLDGELLPSENTTCDNLTNQQMLQRAIDRDIHNFTLEVSSHGLALGRLWGIDFDVVAFTNLSHDHLDYHGTMEHYGYAKGLLFSQLGQDLQNPKYAVLNADDEWYERYSYMTPHEVISYGLEGHADFKAEKVEYFNDLTKFTLVSPQGSFEVEMKLLGKFNVYNVLTAMACLYAKGMEVSRLVEIVRDLPPVSGRMEKVEMEAPLSVYIDYAHTPDAIENAIQSVLPFKESKIIFLVGTGGNRDKTKRPTMAEKASLADYVILTTDDPRYEEYDSILKDLEKGMQHEQYALIGDRAEAVRHAVEVSEPGDIIIFAGKGHEDYQIIENTKYPHSDKNIAIEESKLKYGVTE; translated from the coding sequence ATGATTACATATGATCTTTTAGACAGCATTAAATTAAAAACCATTTACGGTGAATTACCTTCAGAAATAAACGAAATTCATGTCGATTCCAGAAAAGTGACAGAAGGCAGTATATTTGTATGTACAAGGGGCTACACAGTGGATGGACATGATTATGCACAGATGGCAGTTGAAAAAGGAGCCACCTTGATTGTTGCAGAAAAGCAATTAGACATTGATTTAAATAAAGCCGCATTAGTCGTAGTCAAAGACTCATTCAAAGCCTTGGCTCAATTATCAAATAAGTATTATGATTACCCTTCCCGAAAGCTGACGGTTTTCGGCGTAACGGGAACAAATGGAAAGACTACAGTGAGTAATCTGATTCACTCCATCCTGAAAAAAGACAGCAGCAGCTCTGCGTTATCCGGTACAATCGGCTTTAATCTAGATGGAGAGTTACTCCCGAGTGAAAACACAACCTGCGACAACTTGACGAACCAGCAGATGCTTCAAAGAGCAATAGACCGCGATATTCACAACTTCACCCTTGAAGTGTCCTCACACGGACTAGCGTTGGGAAGATTATGGGGTATCGACTTTGATGTGGTGGCTTTCACCAACTTAAGTCATGATCATTTGGATTACCACGGAACGATGGAACACTATGGCTATGCCAAAGGATTATTGTTTTCTCAATTAGGTCAGGACCTTCAAAATCCAAAATACGCTGTTCTTAATGCAGATGACGAATGGTATGAGCGCTACAGCTATATGACTCCTCATGAAGTGATCAGCTATGGACTTGAAGGGCACGCAGACTTCAAAGCAGAAAAAGTAGAATACTTTAATGATTTAACTAAGTTTACGCTTGTATCCCCTCAAGGAAGCTTTGAGGTAGAAATGAAGTTATTAGGGAAATTCAATGTTTACAATGTACTTACAGCTATGGCATGTTTGTATGCTAAGGGGATGGAAGTTTCCAGACTGGTGGAAATTGTTCGCGATCTCCCACCTGTTAGTGGAAGAATGGAGAAGGTTGAAATGGAAGCACCTCTCTCCGTTTACATTGATTATGCACATACGCCGGATGCAATTGAAAATGCCATTCAATCCGTCCTGCCGTTTAAAGAAAGCAAAATCATTTTCCTCGTTGGTACAGGAGGAAATCGTGATAAGACAAAACGTCCTACCATGGCAGAAAAAGCATCATTAGCAGACTATGTCATCTTAACAACAGACGACCCGCGATATGAAGAATACGATAGCATTCTAAAAGATCTTGAAAAAGGGATGCAGCATGAACAGTATGCTTTGATTGGTGATAGAGCAGAAGCTGTTAGGCATGCAGTGGAAGTAAGTGAACCTGGGGATATTATCATCTTTGCCGGTAAAGGTCATGAGGATTATCAAATCATCGAAAATACGAAATATCCTCATAGTGACAAAAATATTGCGATAGAAGAGAGCAAGTTGAAGTACGGTGTAACTGAATAA
- a CDS encoding diguanylate cyclase: MRFSLYLNDYETEKLFSTLRWLFVGIATLIFYVPPFSVHITTNKAVFPYLLIVGVIYMLVTQIALIRARDDKRSLQFILKAGIIFDFLALIWLMFLSEGVHSPLYPISILFVMHATIYWRTKGALISLAIFSLAYLFMGMVTVNLTEFQHYFTLSLNLFFLWIIGLFGALIMLRERAHYAQKEAYHHLAHRDYLSGLFNHLSFQEKFRRKVDANESFTLLLGDIDDFKKVNDEFGHLTGDEVIRKVGEVFRAFSETYKGQAFRYGGEEFVILLPHMDDRVIHQFLKGLYSRLENLKPLPISMSFGQADTTEADDPEKLIALADQRLYVAKKSGKRRTCLTNDELFIPSAG; the protein is encoded by the coding sequence ATGAGATTTTCGTTGTATCTGAATGATTACGAAACAGAGAAGTTATTTTCTACTTTGAGGTGGCTGTTTGTAGGGATCGCTACACTCATATTTTACGTACCTCCGTTTTCTGTTCATATCACTACCAATAAAGCGGTCTTTCCCTATTTATTAATAGTTGGTGTCATTTATATGCTTGTGACTCAAATTGCACTTATTCGGGCCAGGGATGATAAAAGAAGTCTCCAATTCATCTTAAAAGCCGGGATAATATTCGATTTCCTGGCATTGATCTGGCTGATGTTTTTATCAGAAGGGGTTCATAGTCCGCTTTATCCGATTTCAATATTGTTTGTCATGCATGCGACCATTTATTGGAGAACCAAAGGGGCCCTCATTTCTCTTGCAATATTTAGCCTGGCATATCTTTTCATGGGAATGGTGACCGTCAACTTAACTGAATTTCAACATTATTTCACTCTTTCTTTAAATTTGTTCTTCCTTTGGATCATTGGTCTTTTCGGGGCTTTGATCATGCTGCGGGAGCGTGCTCATTATGCCCAAAAGGAAGCCTATCATCATCTCGCCCATAGAGATTATTTGTCCGGCTTATTCAATCATCTATCATTTCAGGAAAAGTTTAGACGGAAAGTGGATGCGAATGAATCCTTCACCTTACTCCTGGGTGACATCGATGATTTTAAAAAAGTGAATGATGAATTCGGTCATTTAACAGGGGATGAAGTGATTCGAAAGGTTGGTGAAGTCTTTCGTGCTTTCTCGGAGACCTATAAGGGACAGGCATTTCGATATGGCGGAGAAGAATTTGTCATCTTATTGCCTCATATGGATGACCGTGTTATCCATCAGTTTTTAAAAGGATTATATAGCCGATTGGAGAACTTAAAGCCTTTGCCGATTTCCATGAGTTTCGGGCAGGCTGATACAACGGAAGCCGATGACCCTGAAAAACTAATCGCCCTTGCCGATCAAAGACTCTATGTAGCAAAGAAATCCGGAAAGAGAAGAACCTGTCTTACAAATGATGAACTTTTCATTCCATCGGCAGGCTAG
- a CDS encoding peptide MFS transporter, translated as MNSSTLDSLPQGKKHPKGLYLLFFTELWERYSYYGMRALLVLYLTTAFVSGGLGVDPAKALSIYGIYTGSVYFTPIFGGWLTDRYIGLRKAITIGGITMACGDFLIFLTHSQTGLYAGLALLVIGNGFFKPNISTLVGELYPRHDKRKDAAFTIFYMGINLGALFAPLIAGFLAEDLFLKTLADGTMHYGFKWAFLASSIGMVTGQIIFSTLNNKYLGNVGLKPNKSLAEEANENRNVPLTKKEKQRTTAILILACFVVFFWAGFEQAGSSFTLYTKNFIDREVFGYTIPVAWFQSVNPLFIVILAPILSSVWLKLSRSNRGDLNMTTKMGIGMILLGLGFMILIPAVMQTGSDEQNITVKANLLFIVFTYLLHTLGELFLSPVGLSLVSKVAPVKIASLLMGVWMAAIGVASLLAGQLASLTATLGYLEIFAVIGATAIILGFVLLAISKKLILLMREENHT; from the coding sequence GTGAACTCATCTACATTGGACAGTTTACCTCAAGGAAAGAAACATCCGAAAGGATTATATCTCTTATTCTTCACTGAATTATGGGAGCGGTATAGTTACTATGGAATGAGAGCTTTACTTGTCCTCTATTTAACCACTGCATTTGTAAGCGGGGGATTGGGTGTGGACCCTGCCAAGGCTTTATCCATCTATGGAATTTATACGGGAAGTGTATATTTCACTCCAATATTTGGAGGGTGGCTTACGGACCGCTATATTGGGTTAAGAAAGGCCATCACCATTGGGGGCATCACAATGGCATGCGGAGATTTTCTAATCTTCCTTACCCACTCCCAAACAGGCCTGTATGCGGGACTAGCCCTGCTAGTGATCGGAAATGGATTCTTCAAACCGAATATCTCAACCCTGGTTGGTGAGCTCTATCCACGTCATGATAAACGAAAGGATGCAGCTTTTACGATTTTTTATATGGGGATTAACCTGGGAGCGTTATTCGCACCGCTTATTGCAGGGTTTCTTGCAGAGGATTTATTTCTAAAAACGCTTGCGGATGGTACGATGCACTATGGATTTAAATGGGCTTTCCTTGCATCCTCCATTGGAATGGTTACTGGACAAATCATCTTTAGTACATTAAATAATAAGTATCTCGGAAACGTTGGACTAAAGCCCAATAAATCATTAGCTGAAGAAGCGAACGAAAACCGGAATGTTCCGTTGACAAAAAAAGAAAAGCAGCGGACAACAGCCATTCTTATCCTCGCCTGCTTTGTCGTTTTCTTCTGGGCTGGCTTTGAACAGGCAGGAAGCTCTTTCACTTTGTACACGAAAAACTTCATCGATCGTGAGGTTTTCGGCTACACCATACCCGTTGCCTGGTTCCAATCAGTTAACCCCTTGTTTATTGTGATACTGGCACCGATTCTGTCAAGTGTCTGGTTAAAGCTTTCAAGATCAAATCGAGGGGACCTGAACATGACGACAAAAATGGGAATCGGGATGATACTCCTCGGACTCGGATTTATGATCCTCATTCCGGCAGTCATGCAAACGGGTTCGGATGAACAGAACATCACCGTAAAGGCAAACTTGTTGTTTATCGTCTTTACTTACCTTCTGCACACCCTTGGGGAACTGTTTTTATCTCCCGTTGGTTTGTCTCTGGTCAGTAAAGTAGCACCTGTTAAAATCGCATCCTTGCTAATGGGTGTTTGGATGGCTGCAATAGGGGTGGCGAGTCTACTTGCCGGACAATTGGCTTCCCTGACAGCAACTTTGGGATATTTAGAAATTTTCGCTGTCATCGGTGCAACCGCCATTATTCTCGGCTTCGTCTTACTTGCCATTTCGAAAAAACTTATCTTATTGATGAGGGAAGAAAACCATACGTAA